One part of the Terrimicrobium sacchariphilum genome encodes these proteins:
- a CDS encoding GDSL-type esterase/lipase family protein, translating into MKQILCLAGLAGFAFAVGPVYAQPVNRLDNASFESEMINGLPDDWELFCPVAGDGGELSRAGRAAFATDESVYHGGSRAVRISSDKPTRCAVLQRSIPCQAGEKWKFSVWMKGSGLGVGGDAGAIARVSFLNPADPSRNAALTQRSASVRSESADFDWTRLETAGEVPADATVAQVELFLWKGKGTVWFDDASLEFAAPASSRAPDRAGKLRSRNANNRLTGQPRSGERVIFMGDSITEGWNLRAAFPDQDFVNRGIGGQLTWQMVSRFPQDVLSHKPDAVVILAGTNDIGGAMPPEIIVSNIRSMVEAAKDAGARVVVCSILPVTDALATPASPQLVRTAKRPPGVIREVNALLRIMAEDEKVSFVDLHQALADEHGALPATLTVDGLHLNPDGYAVISPIVLKAIQSGRKS; encoded by the coding sequence ATGAAACAGATTCTTTGCCTCGCGGGATTGGCGGGCTTCGCGTTTGCTGTCGGTCCCGTTTACGCCCAACCGGTCAACCGGCTCGATAATGCTTCGTTTGAGTCCGAGATGATCAATGGACTCCCGGATGACTGGGAACTCTTTTGTCCGGTGGCTGGCGATGGCGGTGAACTATCGCGGGCCGGACGTGCAGCCTTCGCCACTGATGAGTCCGTATATCATGGCGGATCGCGGGCCGTGCGCATCTCCTCCGACAAGCCGACCCGCTGCGCCGTGCTGCAGCGCAGCATCCCCTGCCAGGCGGGGGAGAAATGGAAGTTCTCCGTCTGGATGAAAGGTAGCGGGTTGGGGGTGGGCGGAGATGCCGGAGCCATCGCGAGAGTGAGCTTTCTCAATCCAGCGGACCCTTCCAGGAATGCCGCGCTGACCCAGCGAAGCGCTTCCGTCCGCTCGGAAAGTGCGGACTTTGACTGGACGCGACTGGAGACGGCGGGCGAGGTGCCTGCTGACGCGACGGTGGCGCAGGTCGAGCTCTTCCTCTGGAAGGGAAAGGGAACCGTATGGTTTGACGATGCCTCGCTCGAGTTTGCGGCGCCGGCGTCCTCCCGCGCGCCAGACCGTGCGGGCAAGCTGCGATCGCGCAATGCTAACAACCGCCTCACCGGCCAGCCTCGGAGCGGCGAGCGTGTGATTTTCATGGGGGATTCCATCACCGAGGGGTGGAACCTCCGGGCGGCCTTTCCCGATCAGGACTTCGTAAATCGCGGGATCGGCGGGCAGTTGACCTGGCAGATGGTCTCCCGGTTTCCTCAGGATGTCCTCTCCCATAAACCGGATGCCGTCGTGATCCTCGCCGGCACCAATGACATCGGAGGCGCGATGCCACCGGAGATCATTGTTTCCAATATCCGTTCGATGGTGGAGGCCGCGAAAGATGCGGGAGCGCGCGTGGTGGTCTGCTCAATCCTGCCCGTCACCGATGCGCTCGCCACGCCCGCCAGTCCTCAGCTCGTTCGCACCGCGAAACGTCCGCCCGGGGTGATCCGGGAGGTCAATGCATTGCTGCGCATTATGGCGGAAGACGAAAAGGTTTCCTTCGTCGATCTGCATCAGGCCCTCGCCGACGAGCATGGAGCTTTGCCCGCCACGCTGACTGTGGATGGATTGCATCTCAATCCCGACGGATACGCGGTGATCTCCCCGATCGTGCTCAAGGCGATCCAGTCCGGTCGCAAAAGCTGA
- a CDS encoding glycosyltransferase family 8 protein, producing MICLAYCADRLMCPSLHVSLFSVLSHATDEVRLWLYLEGYSPKEIDRLKRTVLSARPDTVVNFIQLELGVFKAFRPFYGSYLPYARLLLPEIIPAERFIYLDADTLCTADCRFLMGEELGDAIAGMRAEGPVSSARDRDVLLAAGMTEDAQTFNSGVIVLDAKKWREEGIGERILDFGRNNSAYLFTADQVCLNAVLKDRIAPLAYSWNECVYPIGSRERKAGPEQQERSAIYHFLGNPKPWDIGAFLFSPGWPLFSEYVSRSRTWDEVARHHIRRDSVERAWRLRRNYTAAWKGSLSKKTS from the coding sequence ATGATTTGTCTCGCCTATTGTGCCGATAGACTGATGTGTCCGTCGCTGCATGTATCACTGTTTTCAGTGCTCTCTCATGCGACGGACGAGGTCCGATTGTGGCTTTACCTTGAAGGCTATTCTCCTAAGGAAATCGATCGGCTGAAGCGCACTGTCCTTAGCGCAAGGCCGGATACGGTGGTGAATTTCATCCAGCTGGAGCTTGGGGTTTTCAAGGCCTTTCGACCATTTTACGGAAGCTATCTTCCCTATGCCAGGCTGCTGCTCCCAGAGATCATTCCCGCAGAGAGGTTCATCTATCTGGATGCGGATACCCTCTGCACGGCGGACTGCCGTTTCCTGATGGGCGAGGAGTTGGGCGACGCCATCGCCGGAATGCGGGCGGAGGGCCCGGTCTCGTCCGCCCGGGATCGCGACGTGTTGCTTGCCGCCGGAATGACTGAGGATGCCCAGACCTTTAATAGCGGCGTCATCGTTCTCGACGCGAAGAAATGGAGAGAGGAAGGCATTGGTGAGCGTATCCTGGATTTTGGGCGTAACAACTCGGCGTATCTTTTTACAGCGGATCAGGTTTGCCTGAATGCGGTATTAAAGGATCGGATTGCCCCTCTGGCTTACAGCTGGAACGAATGTGTTTACCCGATCGGCTCTCGCGAACGTAAGGCTGGACCCGAGCAGCAGGAGCGGTCCGCGATTTACCACTTCCTGGGAAATCCGAAGCCGTGGGATATCGGTGCATTTCTGTTCTCTCCGGGCTGGCCTCTTTTTTCTGAGTACGTTTCTCGTTCCCGTACATGGGATGAGGTGGCACGGCATCATATCCGGAGGGATAGCGTTGAGCGTGCCTGGCGATTGCGGCGAAACTACACGGCTGCCTGGAAGGGGAGCTTGTCAAAAAAGACCTCCTGA
- a CDS encoding MFS transporter, whose translation MNSRIGGSPRRWTVGTLSYSALGLFILFCWLLWGDFSWSMKERAVPPITQLLLKGHGAPDSLIGFLIGSVPAILTIVIGPIISYRSDRHRGRWGRRIPYLLVTTPIAVVSMVGLASTPYLTGMLHRSLGAASPGLHPLSIVLYGLFWTVFEFASIIGNAVFLALINDVVPEKFLGRFFGAFRAIGLMAGILFSFWIMGIAETHPAWIFLGMGVLYGAAFGLMCLKVREGGYPPPSDEADDGRGGFLHSARTYFRECYGHSYYRWFFLSLAFSWMAFVPVNLFSLFFAKSIGMSIDTWGKCMAAAYCISLVLAYPLGVLVDRFHPLRISLITQAVYVAVVLWGGLFVRDAATFGVVLILQCTLAGTWMTAAASLPQRLLPKDRFAQFASAAAIVTSLGTMLAGPLMGLLLDLTGQVYQYTFLVSSALAATALVTGVVVLVKFGRLGGAAHYAAPQ comes from the coding sequence ATGAACTCTCGGATCGGTGGCAGCCCCCGACGCTGGACTGTCGGTACGCTGAGTTACTCTGCATTGGGCCTGTTCATCCTGTTCTGCTGGTTGCTCTGGGGAGACTTCTCATGGTCGATGAAGGAGCGGGCTGTGCCTCCCATCACGCAGCTGTTGCTCAAGGGGCACGGCGCCCCCGATTCGCTCATTGGATTTCTCATCGGCTCGGTCCCAGCGATCCTGACGATTGTGATCGGTCCGATCATCAGCTACAGGTCGGATCGTCACCGGGGCCGATGGGGTCGGCGCATTCCCTACCTGCTGGTTACGACGCCGATCGCCGTCGTTTCGATGGTGGGGCTCGCCTCCACACCTTATCTCACCGGCATGCTGCATCGGAGCCTTGGTGCGGCTTCGCCCGGGCTGCATCCCCTGTCGATCGTGCTCTATGGCCTGTTCTGGACGGTCTTCGAATTTGCCAGCATCATCGGTAATGCCGTTTTTCTCGCGCTGATCAATGATGTGGTGCCGGAGAAATTCCTTGGCCGCTTCTTTGGCGCCTTCCGCGCCATCGGCTTGATGGCCGGGATTCTCTTCAGCTTCTGGATCATGGGCATTGCCGAGACACATCCGGCCTGGATCTTCCTTGGCATGGGCGTGCTCTATGGAGCCGCCTTTGGTTTGATGTGCTTGAAGGTCCGCGAGGGCGGGTATCCGCCACCATCCGATGAGGCAGACGACGGGCGGGGAGGGTTCCTTCACTCGGCACGCACCTATTTTCGCGAGTGCTACGGCCACTCTTACTATCGCTGGTTTTTTCTCTCGCTGGCTTTCTCCTGGATGGCGTTTGTCCCGGTTAATCTCTTCAGTCTGTTCTTTGCCAAAAGCATCGGCATGAGCATCGATACCTGGGGCAAATGCATGGCCGCAGCATACTGCATATCGCTGGTATTGGCTTATCCTCTGGGTGTTTTGGTCGATCGTTTTCATCCATTGCGGATCAGCCTGATCACACAGGCCGTCTATGTGGCTGTGGTTCTCTGGGGAGGGCTCTTCGTGCGCGATGCCGCGACCTTTGGGGTGGTGCTCATCTTGCAGTGCACGCTGGCCGGGACCTGGATGACAGCCGCCGCGTCGCTGCCACAACGCCTGTTGCCCAAGGATCGGTTTGCGCAATTCGCCTCCGCTGCCGCCATCGTGACCAGCCTCGGTACGATGCTGGCGGGACCACTCATGGGGTTGTTGCTCGACCTGACCGGGCAGGTTTACCAGTACACCTTTCTCGTCAGTTCCGCCCTCGCAGCGACCGCACTGGTGACTGGCGTGGTCGTGCTCGTCAAGTTTGGCCGACTCGGCGGGGCGGCACATTATGCAGCGCCGCAATAG
- a CDS encoding type II secretion system protein — MNLQSGGRRAFTLVEMLITVAVLGVLAALLFPMASRSVKSARAAQSLANLKSIGTVMHLYAGDNNGAFPLVWDSATSTSWIATIWPYASDRRFPGTTPNALKGSIFYTPLAENGTTARTYGMNEPLQLKYPSRMYLSTVPSPSKVSLVGDVKTSGSFRPDQVNYRNNGLAHVLFIDGHTGAVGSSDVPVNTVSVFWTGVQSN, encoded by the coding sequence ATGAATCTTCAATCAGGCGGCCGTCGGGCATTCACCCTTGTCGAGATGCTGATCACTGTTGCCGTCCTGGGTGTGCTCGCGGCGCTTCTCTTTCCAATGGCCTCGCGAAGCGTAAAGTCCGCCCGGGCCGCACAGTCGCTGGCCAATCTCAAGAGCATCGGAACTGTGATGCACTTGTATGCGGGCGACAATAATGGCGCGTTCCCATTGGTCTGGGACAGCGCGACCTCGACCTCCTGGATCGCGACGATCTGGCCATATGCCTCGGATCGCCGCTTTCCCGGCACCACGCCCAACGCTCTCAAGGGTAGTATCTTTTACACTCCGCTGGCCGAGAACGGCACCACCGCACGGACCTATGGGATGAACGAACCCTTGCAGTTGAAATACCCATCCCGAATGTATCTCTCCACCGTCCCCTCGCCGTCCAAAGTCTCGCTGGTGGGTGATGTCAAAACCAGTGGCAGCTTCCGCCCGGATCAGGTCAACTATCGCAACAATGGCCTCGCACACGTCCTCTTTATCGACGGCCACACCGGTGCTGTCGGTTCATCCGATGTCCCCGTGAATACGGTGTCCGTCTTCTGGACCGGAGTTCAATCCAACTGA
- a CDS encoding alpha-L-rhamnosidase translates to MASLDSSSQWISSSTQGDEKTMAPAPYFRKEIWLDRPLAKATLHITALGLYQAEINGRRVGDRALAPGWMDYDTRVPLQTYDVASLLKPGKNVLGVVLGDGWYCGHVGWGERQGYGAKPELLADLEISFSDGSGTHVVTDGSWTTATGPILENDLLMGEIYDARKELTGWSEAGYDDSAWTPAQTGPARNIILDTIDYPGVRQTDEFHPQPLGNHRYDMGQNFSGRIRIRVNAPRDTSLTFRHAEILNADGSLYTENLRGARATDTYICKGGGEETWEPGFTFHGFRYVEVEGLPVGAEIDITGLVLQSDAPSTGEFSCSNPLLNQLQHNIRWGQSSNFLEAPTDCPQRNERLGWTGDAQVFIRTAAFNRDVRRFFHKWVQDIRDAQKPSGGVPEVIPSVKFFGHEDGGPAWSDAAIICPWTMYLCYGDKEILADHYDSMQRYIQYISTEASINLIRSHPDSTAYPGYGDWLALDGSGKTEGATPKDLIGTAFLAYDASLMARIATVLGKAEDAEKYTELHSRVVQAFQRRYVTPEGLIASGTQTAYVLSLHFDLVPEEVRATTTRELVHDIKQREYHIATGFVGTPYILDVLTREGYLDIAYRLLEQETFPSWLFPVKNGATTIWERWDGWTPERGFQDEGMNSFNHYAYGAVGDWMYRNVAGLDLDESDPGYRHVVFQPSPGGTITWAKARLQTPQGPTGISWTIVDGSLEAVLTIPENSRGTFVAPKGFRKPASAEFGPGTHSIKLLPE, encoded by the coding sequence GCTGGGTCTTTATCAGGCGGAGATCAATGGCAGGCGGGTGGGCGACCGGGCGCTCGCTCCGGGCTGGATGGACTACGACACCAGGGTGCCGCTCCAGACCTACGACGTCGCCTCCCTGCTGAAACCGGGAAAGAACGTGCTCGGTGTCGTGCTGGGCGATGGCTGGTACTGTGGCCACGTCGGCTGGGGCGAACGGCAGGGCTATGGCGCGAAACCAGAACTGCTGGCCGATCTCGAAATTTCCTTTTCGGATGGTTCCGGCACCCACGTCGTCACCGATGGCTCGTGGACAACCGCCACCGGCCCCATCCTGGAGAATGATCTCCTGATGGGCGAAATCTACGACGCACGGAAGGAACTCACCGGCTGGAGCGAGGCGGGGTACGACGATTCTGCATGGACTCCAGCGCAGACCGGACCAGCCAGGAACATCATCCTCGACACCATCGACTACCCGGGCGTACGCCAAACCGACGAGTTTCATCCCCAGCCGCTCGGCAATCATCGCTACGACATGGGGCAGAACTTCAGCGGACGTATCCGCATCCGGGTGAATGCCCCCCGCGATACGTCGCTGACCTTCCGCCATGCCGAAATCCTCAATGCCGACGGATCGCTCTATACAGAAAATCTGCGGGGCGCCCGGGCCACCGACACCTATATCTGCAAGGGTGGCGGCGAAGAAACGTGGGAGCCTGGTTTCACCTTCCACGGCTTCCGCTATGTCGAAGTGGAGGGCCTGCCCGTCGGGGCCGAGATCGACATCACCGGCCTCGTGCTTCAATCCGACGCGCCGTCCACCGGGGAGTTTTCCTGCTCAAATCCCCTTCTCAACCAGCTCCAGCACAATATCCGGTGGGGCCAGAGCAGCAACTTCCTCGAGGCGCCCACGGACTGCCCGCAACGCAACGAGCGCCTGGGCTGGACCGGCGATGCGCAGGTTTTCATACGCACGGCAGCCTTCAACCGCGACGTCCGGCGTTTCTTCCACAAATGGGTGCAGGACATCCGCGATGCTCAGAAACCCAGCGGGGGCGTGCCCGAGGTCATTCCCTCGGTCAAATTCTTCGGCCATGAGGATGGAGGGCCGGCATGGTCCGATGCCGCGATCATCTGCCCATGGACGATGTACCTTTGCTACGGAGACAAGGAGATCCTCGCGGATCATTACGACTCGATGCAGCGGTACATCCAGTACATCAGCACCGAGGCGAGCATCAATCTGATCCGCTCCCATCCCGACTCCACGGCTTACCCGGGCTATGGGGACTGGCTCGCCCTCGATGGCAGCGGGAAGACCGAAGGCGCGACCCCAAAGGACCTGATCGGCACGGCCTTCCTGGCCTATGATGCCAGCCTCATGGCGCGCATCGCCACGGTCCTCGGCAAGGCGGAGGATGCGGAGAAGTACACGGAACTTCACTCGCGGGTCGTCCAGGCATTCCAACGGCGTTACGTAACGCCTGAGGGTCTCATTGCCTCCGGCACGCAGACCGCCTACGTGCTGTCGCTGCATTTTGACCTCGTACCGGAGGAAGTGCGCGCCACGACCACGAGGGAACTCGTCCACGACATCAAGCAGCGCGAGTACCATATCGCCACGGGCTTTGTCGGCACCCCGTACATTCTCGACGTTCTCACCCGGGAGGGATACCTCGACATCGCCTACCGCCTGCTGGAGCAGGAGACCTTTCCGTCCTGGCTCTTCCCCGTCAAAAACGGAGCGACCACCATCTGGGAGCGGTGGGACGGCTGGACGCCTGAACGCGGTTTTCAGGACGAGGGAATGAATTCCTTCAATCATTATGCCTACGGTGCCGTGGGCGATTGGATGTATCGAAATGTCGCAGGCCTTGATCTCGACGAGAGTGATCCCGGTTACCGGCATGTCGTATTTCAGCCCTCGCCGGGCGGCACGATCACCTGGGCCAAAGCCCGACTGCAGACGCCTCAGGGTCCGACCGGCATCTCGTGGACGATCGTCGATGGTTCCCTGGAGGCCGTCCTGACCATTCCAGAAAACTCCCGCGGAACGTTCGTCGCGCCCAAGGGTTTCCGGAAACCCGCCAGTGCTGAATTCGGCCCGGGGACACACAGCATCAAGTTGCTCCCGGAATAA